In the genome of Brachypodium distachyon strain Bd21 chromosome 3, Brachypodium_distachyon_v3.0, whole genome shotgun sequence, the window TCTTAATTAAGATCAATGTCGTATTGTGTACTGTATTAGATTACAAATGCTTGTGCAGTTGCACAGTTGCAGTGCCATTATACAAGCAAAAAATGCACTATCACATTGCTGGATCTGAACCTAGATGTTGGTAACACAGTGTACTTGAATGCATAGCTATGTTTCCTGTttcaataataaataaataaatgccTACAGCTATGGTACAGTATGACATGTCTCAGTCACTTCCTCTCTCTTTCATGGTCTTTCATTCACCCCTTCCCTAGGCATGCAATCGATTATAGCTTTTAGCAGGCCTCTGGTTATCTACCTACAACCCCCTCCTCTGTTCTGCTAATTTTAGTCCTACTATTTCTTAGATAGCGTGTAGTCTTTGTGGTGCTACTAGCCAAAAACACATTGGCATAAACCAAAAACACAACATTCTTATTTTGGTATTAGTGTCTTTACCTATTCTGCAAAAAAGTtggtacaaaaataaaaagtttgGCGTGTATATAGATGTTGCTGACACAATGTACTTGAATGCCTATAGCTATGTTTCccatttgaaaaaagaaagagtcCCTACAGGCTATAGCTATGTTACAGTCTGGTTTGACATGGTATTGCATTGccctttcttttgttttaccATTTCCCCATGTTTGCAATCGATTAGCTTTATGTAGGCCCAAGTTCCCAACCCAAATAGAATATTTTATAACCCTTCTTACAATTGTTTTTAAACTTCAGTACAGTGAAAGTGACTTCGATGGAACCAAAATAtcaaatctctctctctctctcccccctccCCTGATGTTATATAATCCAAGTaagtccctctctctctctctcttctctctctctctcctgagCCAGTTCTAAATCTAAATAGATCCCCTCAGTCTCTCCCcagcccctctctctctcttcagTGTCCAATCGAAGATCTGGTTCCTGCTCTGGCTCCCCTCCCCAATCTGCCTCCCCCTTATCTGTCTCTCCATGGGAACTGTCAACAACTTCGACCTGTCAATGTATGTGCTCCCTTCCCCAATATGTTGTTCTCTCCTTGCAGGGGTAGAGCACCAATCACTCAGGATGAATCGACCTAGCTAGGCAGTAGTCTGCGGATGGGAAAGGAGCTCCTGCTAGCTGGTAAGTCTATCTTAACCATATCTTTTGCTTCTGCTCAGTCTACATCTTCTCTCCCTGAACCATGCCATTAGCACGCTCCAATCTTCACATTCACACTTCTATATAAATGGTGCTAACCTCTGCCTTCCTTTCCTCAGGAGCACTTTCCTCCTCAGGTGCACAAGCACCACCGAAGTAGAGTGTCTCTCTCCATTGCACTGCAGCACCATCACCAAATAACAGGTCGTCTCCTCTCACCTTTTCTGTAGCATCGGCATATTCATTCCTGATTTGTAGCAGTATAACAATGAATTACATTTCATAGATGCATGCTATTATCTGAAAACTTCATTGTCTATTAGATGATTCTTATCTTTTTCAAATGTGATCTCTTGAAGAGCTCTGCATAGTATAACTCATGGTGTTTGTAGTCAGGTTTAATTTTACCATGTGATGCATGAAATTTTTCCATGGAAAGTTACCTGCTAaacttttatgtgttttattATCTTCTTGTCCTTCCCATGCTTGGTATTGCCTGTTCATATATGGACTCAGCATTTTCAttgcttgtgtttttttagCATGAAGCGCCAAAGAGTTTGTGCACCACATATCCCAACTCTGAAGGATGTCCATCACGGCACCAGATGGAGTTTATGTCTCCGAGTATACCACAAGTTTCATGTTGAGAGAATTGGACATGGTAGGAAGAGGGTCAACTTTGTTCTGTTGGATGCAGAGGTAATGTGTGCACATATTTCCACTTATGAGTTGTATATTTATAAATCATGCAGTATGTAAGTTTTTTTTCGTTCCGATAGGGCACAAAGATGGCTGCCACCATATATGATGACCAAGTTGATCGTTTAGATCCATTGCTTAAAGAAGGCATAGCCTATTATGTGTCGATGATGTCTGTTGAACCAATTTCAAGTACGCAACGACGAATGTTTGCTGATAATCCTTATGAATGTCATTTCACTTCCGTCACTCAAGTGTTTGAGATGAGAAACATGGGTGAAGGGACAATCCCTTTCTTTCCTCCCTTCCTTCCATGTGATCGGATTTTCCCATCCACTCTTTATAATGACATCTATGTCGGTAAGTTGTGTACTTTACTACTGATTTAGTGTATTtgtaagaaacaaaaatgttcTTAGACCTCTTTTCTGTCTATCCCATGTTAGATGTCATTGGAATGGTTTTGTATGTAAGCTCAGTGGCCTTTGCGGATGGCATCTATAATAGGCGAATCCCATTTAGGAATCTTCTTCTGATGGATGACAAGTATGTGTGCTTAGTTGTTTATATTTGTATTCATGAATCTTGAATTGTTCCATAATTAATATAGAATTATTCTATGTCTTGGCTGAACTATTTTGTGCATCTACAGGTTTAATTTTGTGAACGTATGTGTGAAGGACAAAATGGAAAGTGGCCACACTCGTGCTTGGGCAAGAAGTGCTGAGGAGTGTACAATTGTTATTGTTACCATGCTGAGAGTAAAGCATGCTGGTAAGTACGATATGTTAGTGGTTGTTTGCAGCTTCAGTTCGTAAGGATAGATTGATAGCTTATCACCATAAATCTTTGAACATTATTTACCCAGGAATTGTCCTTTCAGATGCAATGTATGTTAGCGAGATACTAGCACCACctagaaaaatatttaaattcATAAAGCAGTGCCAATAAAATAAGGGTGGCGTTCTGTATCAAAACTAATTATTTCACTAAAGAAACTGAGTCAAATGTTGGCATGGTACATTGAGATTAATGCTAGAGGATAGATTCAAAATTCACCACAATTAGAACATGCACAGGTCTGAAAGTAGATTGAATGGCCGTGGATTTGGCTGGGTACAAATTAAATGTATGTACCATATAACTAATGGATTTCTCTAATATGTGATTGTTGTTACTTAACTTGAGCAATGTCTGCATACTACTACCTTCAGTAGGGTGCACTTTGGTCCAGATGTTGATGTTGCACGTCAGATGAAAAAGAGGTGATGACTTGTGATGCTTACTCTTATTTGGATATTGTTAAAATATCTTGACTAAATTTGTGTATTTTGTAGGATCAACAATGACCTTAGTTGATCTACTTTAAGTCAGCACAAACAGTGGAAGGAGCCTTTTGTAGTCACCTTTTGAGCCAAGGATGCTAGAAGAAGTAAGAAGTTGAAGCCTTAGGAGACAAACACAAAACACACCAGCTGTGTGTGCATCGATGAAAATGAACCTTTTGCAACCACCTTTCAATGTTTAcatatgtttattttgttattATGGCCTCTTAGCACTACTTGTGGCCTAAATCATGTTATGGTGGATTGGAAAATGCCGTCGCTGTTATGGATGAAAATGTCGTAATTCTACTTTATCACAAGTTATGTTATTTTGTGATCTAAATAGCTGTGTTCCTTGTGAGTAAGGATAAGAATCTTTTGAAACTTTTCGTTGTGAGTCTAATTGCAAATGGACATGAGCTTTATTTTAAGAGTCTGTTTATTACTTTTTGTTGCTTTGTGTTAGATAGCTCACCAGggattaaataaataaagtaaaTAGTTTTGGTAACAATCAAATATGAGAATAGGTGTTATGATTTTTTAGCAATGCAAGGTGGTtccgtggcagcgcacgggcaCCTTACTAGTAATAATAAAAAGCCCGATTTTACAATTTAAGTTCAATAGCTAATCCTCGTCGCCAGAAGAGAATACAATCAGAACTTGGTCCGTCGGTGGACGTGCGCGTGCTGTATCCCGCGGCGTTGGGTTGTCGCGTTTGTGGTGAGACCCAGGGGTGCTGAGTGTTGCAGCGAGGTCGTCCTCGATCCTGACTGCGCGAAGCCGGTTGCGCGCGTCCGCTGCCCGACGCTCAGCTTCCTGTGTGATTTTCTGGGCATCGTCTAGCGCGATATTTGCAAGTTCCACCTTCCTCCTAGCTTCCTCCTCTAGCATACGAGCATCGGCAGCTTCCATCTTGGCTGCGAGGGAGTGGTTCGTTGCCTGTTCGAGGCATTGGGCATACGTGGTGCCCATCTTGAGTAACGGAAAACGAAGATGGTTAATGAGATGACGATAGTAGTTCGAGGAATACGAATGTACCGGTGTACCTCTAGCTGCATGGGGGCGACGAAACCCGTGTGGAAGTCGGAGGACAAGCCTTGGAGCTCGTTCTCTATGAAGTAGCCGTCGTCGTCTGAAGGTTCGTCCTCTTTTGGCCAGAGGACAGGATCAGAAGAGAACGATGAAGGTGCTTGTGTAGAGTTAGCGGCAGTTGCCGGGCCAGATGATGGTACGGAGGCAGATGTACCGCCGGTGGAGTATGTGCCAGAGCAGTTGAGCCACCAGGGCATCTTTTGCCATGACTTCGCTTCTTGGGTGGCATTGGAAGGAGGGCGTTGAGCGgcgcgtgcgtgtgtgtgtgataGTTGCTACGAGGAAGGTTAATACATTGGCAGCGATGGAGGGTGGTAGGTTATTTCAAAGATGTTGGAGTTGAATGGAATTCGTGCTGAAAGCGTTCTGACAAACAGGTTTGTACTTGTGAGAGGGCAATAAATTCGGTCCCCCGGAATGTACTTTCGGGCAGCACAACAAAATCCAGGGCGCGGGCACATCTGGGTGAATTGATGGCCAGGTTGAGCTATTTATGTCCCTGGGTCCGCCCCCATGGTTAATGCAGGCTATCTCAATAAATTCATGTTGCTTTGTTGGGTAGAGAACGGTCGGATGGCCCATGAGATCTCCGTTAATGAACGTCGCGGACAGGGTGAAGCCACACATCTGGCGCATGTGCTGCTTTGTTGGGCAGGCTACGTTCGGATGGCCCATGAGATATTTACGCTAAAATGTACCAGATCAATTGCGCAACAAATGGCCCATGAGATCTTTGCGGTATCAATGGCCCATGAGATCTTTACGTGAAAATGTCCCATGGCCCATGAGATCTTTGCGCTAACAATATTCGCATGTTTTGTTGGCCCAAATAACGCAACACCGTGTGCCATGGGACATGGGATGGCCCAAGAGCCCTGTTATTAACATGTGCTACGATCGCACATTTGTTGGGCTAGGAAAACGCAAAACCCCATCTCCCATGCTGTCGCGGGCTTCGTCAACGGTCGAACGGCCCATGAAAAACGCCATCTCATGAACCAGATCGTAGCACATGTGTCAGGCAAGAGGCCTACCTCGATCGACCCTTCGTGGGCCAAGTGACCGTTGCTGGCCCCATTATTACCGATGGGGTGttagccccccccccctcatgTGCAGCGACAAACTGGGCCAAATTACCGTTCAATACATCGTGAATACGGGCTGGGACGGATTGAATACATTCGCATGGGGTCCCGGAACTCGGATCTTCACGCGTTGGGAGCGATGGTGATTCCGCGTTGCCAGGAGCTCGAGACCTAATCGGCATTTTCGTGGATCAATAGGTCACTGAGATATCAAGTAAGAACTCTAGGGGGTTTAAACTTTGATTGGCAATTTAAATACCACACCCGAAAACAGCTTTTCAGTAAATTCATATGCATCATTTCCACCCAGACAAATTACAGAACATATGCATCAATCTTGGTGACACACAAATGCTACCGATGCAAATCTGGTCAAATGTCAATCCACCGAGTAGAAGCTAGTAAACCgaaaatgaaataaacaaGCCGAGCCAAATTTTTGACTTGAACTAAGAATGGAACCGCAGGAAAATGGATCCACCCAAAATTGTAGTCGTGAACCCAAATCAAGGACAGATCTGGAGGCAGAACTTAGGGTCCGTTCGGTATCACTCCAGCTCTCAGATCCGCAGCCAGAGCAGCCGGAGCGGAGCCGAACGTTTCAAAATCTCGGATCTAGAAAACCAGAGCGGAGCGGGCTGCAGGCAGTTTTGGCGGAGTGGCAAAATCCCGGATTCATAGAGCAGATCGGTCAGAAAATTACATTGATTTGCCACCGCACCGACACTTTACGCCCGAACCGGTACGCTGCATTTTCAGAAAATTTACATTGCATTGC includes:
- the LOC100821223 gene encoding uncharacterized protein LOC100821223; this encodes MKRQRVCAPHIPTLKDVHHGTRWSLCLRVYHKFHVERIGHGRKRVNFVLLDAEGTKMAATIYDDQVDRLDPLLKEGIAYYVSMMSVEPISSTQRRMFADNPYECHFTSVTQVFEMRNMGEGTIPFFPPFLPCDRIFPSTLYNDIYVDVIGMVLYVSSVAFADGIYNRRIPFRNLLLMDDKFNFVNVCVKDKMESGHTRAWARSAEECTIVIVTMLRVKHAGKYDMLVVVCSFSSCNQCLHTTTFSRVHFGPDVDVARQMKKRINNDLS